The genomic window TGCATCGAACTACTACATTCGCAACACCATGAGAGATGCCCGAACGCCGAATATTGTTACCACCGTTCTCGGCGACTATCGAAGCTTTGACACGCTGGGTGAAGTGGTTGTTGTGCTTACGGCTGGACTCTGTTGTACTCTCATCTTGAGGAGACGGAAGGAATGACCCACTTTTCCGAAAGTCCGATTATTGTTGTTGTGGGAAGACTCATCGCTCCGTTTATTCAGTTGTTCGGATTGTATGTCATTGTTCACGGGCACTACGGTCCGGGCGGCGGATTTCAAGGGGGCGCCATGCTTGCCGCGAGCTTTTTGCTTATTCGATTATGTGTCGGAGAGGAAGCATCGCAGATGCATTTCAAACGTTCGCTTGGTGCGCCTGTTGGAATCCTCGGTGCTGCGGTGTTTTTCGGAATCGGGCTGGTCGCCATGGGGGTGGGGGGGTATTTCCTGGACTACAGTCTTCTTCCGTTTCAGGATGTTGCCGCGTCGAAACTCCGTTTTTTCGGAATTCTCGTTGTAGAGATTGGTATTGGCATTGCAGTGGCGGCGACACTTGTCGCAATCTTCGATGAACTCATGGGAGGGGCGGACAATGGCTGAGTTTTTCCTGTCCTACTACGCGTATTGGTTTATCTTTGCGTTGACGGTGGTGGGCCTGTACGGGATGCTGGTGAAAAAGAATCTTGTCAAGAAACTCATCGGTATGACGATCTTTCAAACTTCCGTCATTGTGTTTTTTGTTGCCAGCGCGAGCAAGTGGAATGCAACAATTCCCGTCATCGATCCCGAAATCGGTGCCGATCCGTCGGGCTATATCAATCCCATTCCACATACCCTCATGCTGACGGCAATTGTAGTCGGTGTCGCTACCATAGGGCTTGCTTTGGCTCTTCTCATGAGCATCTACCGCAGGTATCATACTCTTGATGAGCCACATTTGCTGCAACGGATGAAATGATTGAACACAACCTCCCGGTTCTTGTCCCGCTGATATTGCTGCTCGGCGCCCTTTCGGTATCCGTGTTCGGATCATGGAAGCGTGCCTTGGCATTTCCGCTGGCGCTTGCGTCGGTGGCTGCCGCGCTTGTGGTCGCAGTGCTCGGCGTGCGACAGACCATCATCGTGGGAACAGTCCGGTACTATCTCGGCGGATGGGTCGCGCCCATCGGCATTGAGTATGTACTGGATCCGTTGTCCGCGTTCATGATGACTGTGGTGCTGACAGTGGCGGTTCTTGTGTTCGTTCATGCGCGTACAGTTGTGGCGGCGGAGCTGCCGGGCAGGGCTATTCCTTTTTACTCGGTTGCATTATTGTTGTTAACCGGGTTCAGCGGCATTGTGATGGCGGGTGACTTGTTCAACCTGTACGTGTTTCTCGAAATCAGCTCGCTTGCCGGGTACGCGCTCATTGCCGTGGGAGAAAAGCCGTCACCCGTTGCAGCGTTCCGGTATTTGCTGGTCGGCACTATCGGCGCATCGTTCTACCTGCTCGGCGTCGGGTTCATCTATATCATGACCGGATCGTTGAACATCGCGGATCTCACGAAAATATTGCCTGCTGTTGTCAGCGAGGCTCCGGTGGTTGCCGGTTTGATTCTGATGGTTGTCGGATTGGCAATCAAGATGGCACTCTTTCCGCTTCACGGATGGTTGCCCGATGCATACACGTATGCTCCATCTTCAAGCTCCGCCCTCATCGCGCCCATCGGAACAAAAATCGGGGCCTACGTGTTGCTGCGGATTCTTTTCTTCACGTTCGAACCGGGTACCGTTCGTGATACGCTTCCCGTCGCAGACATTATTCTCTGGCTTTCGTTGGGCGGAATCCTCTTCGGCTCCGTCATGGCCATCGCACAAAAAGAACTGAAGCGCATGCTGGCATATAGCAGCGTTGCGCAGATCGGGTATATCGGACTCGGCATCGGACTTGCCAATCCGCTGGGGCTCGTCGGGGCTGTTCTGCACGTTCTGAATCACGCGTTCATGAAGGGGGGACTCTTCCTTGTCGCGGGAAACCTTCGCCTGCAGATTGGCCATTCAACGATTCCCGCATTTGATGATTCTCTTCGCAAGGCAATGCCGTGGACGATGGCAGCGTTTGCCCTCTTTTCTTTGTCGATGATAGGCATTCCCCCTACAGCCGGATTCTTCAGCAAGTGGTATCTTGTGTTGGCGGGATTTGAGAATTCCAATTGGATTGCCATTGTTGTCATTCTTGCCAGCAGCTTGCTGAACGCCGTGTACTTCTTCAGAGTGTTGGAGAAGGTCTACTTGAGGAGTAACAAGAAGGGCGAGGAAACCGATATCCACCTTCCTCGCAAGGAAGTGAACTTCTCGATGCTCGCGCCAACGGTAGTACTTGCTGCGGGACTTCTGGTGTTGGGCGTATTGAATGCAGTGATTGTCACGGAGATTATTGTCTTGATGATTCCATCCGGTTTGTAACACAATGATCGAGCAATACACATCACTCATACCATTCTATGCTGTGGCAGTCTCGCTGGCGATTGTGCCGCTCATTCTTCTCAGCTCACGGTGGCCGAACATACGTGAAGGCTGGACTCTTGCCGCATCAGTTGTGAAGTTCGGCCTCGTTCTCTCGATGCTTCCTGATGCTCTTGCCAACAAGGCAGCAAGCATAGAGATTCTTGAGATTTCGCCGAATATCAACCTCGCATTGAAAGCCGATCCATTGGGCGTGTTCTTCGCCCTCATTGCATCGGGGCTGTGGGTATTCACGTCTTTCTATTCAATCGGATATGTCCGGGGATTGGACGAACACAAACAGACTCGCTACTTTGCGAGTTTTGCTGTTTGCCTCTCCGCAACGATAGGGATTGCCTTTTCCGCCAATCTCCTGACATTTCTCATCTTTTATGAAATCCTGACCATAGCAACATATCCCCTCGTCATCCACAAAGAAACGCCGGTTGCCATCAGCGCAGGACGGAAATACCTCGTTTACACTCTCACGGCCGGAGTTGTGTTGATTGCTGCGTTAGCGTGGACGTACCAGTTGAAGGGAAGCTTCGATTTTGTTCCGGGCGGATTGTTGGACGGCGTTGATGTGCCTCAAGGGACGATGACAATGCTGTTTGTGCTGTTCCTGTGCGGTGTTGGAGTGAAAGCGGGAATTATGCCGCTGCACAGTTGGCTTCCGGCAGCAATGGCCGCCCCGACGCCGGTGAGCGCATTGCTGCACGCTGTTGCCGTTGTGAAATCGGGCGTGTTCGGCGTGATGCGTGTTGTCGGATTTGTGTTTGGTCCCGGCGTGATGATGAAGTTCGGTTTGAATGATATCCTGCTCGCATTCGCCGGCGGAACAATCCTGATTGCGTCAATTCTCGCTTTGCGTGAAGATAATCTCAAACGGCGGCTCGCCTATTCAACCGTCGGGCACTTGTCGTACATCGTTCTCGGGGCAGCGTTGCTTTCACCGGGAGGTTTCACCGGCGGCCTTCTGCACACTGCCACGCACGCAACTATGAAGATCACGCTGTTCTTCTGCGCAGGCGCAATCTATGTGAATGTTCACAAAGAGAACATCAGTGAGTTGGATGGAATTGGAAAGGCCATGCCCTGGACGATGGCAGCATTCACAATTGGCGCGCTGGGACTTGCAGGGATACCTCCGGTGAACGGCTTTTCCAGTAAATGGCTGCTCGCCGGCGGCGCGCTGGAGGCGGGGGATACGATTGCGTTGACTATTCTCCTCGTCAGCGGATTGCTGAATGCGGGATACTTTTTTCCGATTATCTACCGGGCGTTCTTCAAACCCTCCGCACAGTTTGACAAGTATGGCGAAGCATCGTTGCTGATGGTTGTGCCTATTGTGGTGACCGGAACCCTTTCGATTCTCTTCGGCATATGGCCGAATCTCTTTCTTCGCTTCTATGATCTTTCCTCCATGATTGCCATGAGTGTATTCGGAGGATTTCACAGATGAAGCGATGGCATTGGATTACGATTTCCTTGCTGACATTAGCATCGCTGGTTGTTGAATTCACCATCGAGCACGGGGAACATTGGTGGAGTTCAATTCCGGCATTTTACATACTCTTTGGATTTGCGGGCTGTACGGCGATTATCTTCGTTGCAAAAACGCTCGGGAAATTGTTTCTGCAACGAGAGGAGGATTACTACGATGTGGAGTGACCTCTTCACGGTACCGGCTCTCCCGATGCTGTTAGGCGCGGCAATCCTTCCGCTGCTGCCAAAGAGTCTCCGCTCAACAGCATTTCTTTTCTTTCCCCTCGCTTCTTTGGTGGTTGTGTGGATGTTGCCCGACGGATCGCTGGTCACTGGCAAATTTATGCAATATACTCTTGTTCTGTGTCAGGTCGATCAACTGAGCCGCGTATTCGGAATCATCTTCGCGTTTATCGCTTTTGCAGGCGGTATCTATTCTCTTCATATCAACGAAACAGGTCAGCAGGTTGCGGCGTTGTTGTATGCCGGCTGTGCAGTCGGAATTACATTCGCGGGTGATCTTCTTACACTTGTGATGTTCTGGGAACTCATGGCGATCGCGTCGGCGTATCTCGTGTGGGCGAGAAGGAATGCCGATTCCGGGCGTGCAGGTATGCGCTATCTTCTTGTCCATCTTTTTGGAGGAAGCCTGTTGCTCGCCGGAATTCTGCTGCATAGTGCCGACACCGGATCGCTTGACATCGTTCGTTTGACAGAACACGGAACGATTGCTTCGTGGCTGATTCTTTCCGGCGTTGCATTGAACGCCGCGGTTCCTCCGCTTCATGCCTGGCTGGCGGATGCCTATCCTCGTGCCACCGTGACGGGAGCCGTGTTTCTCAGCGCCTTCACAACGAAATCCGCCGTGTACGTACTCGCACGCATGTTTCCGGGAATGGAGATTCTCCTCATCTTTGGTGTGATCATGACACTGTACGGTGTTGTGTTTGCCGTGCTTGCCAACGACATTCGCGAAGTGCTTGCCTATCACATCATCAGCCAGGTGGGGTACATGGTGGCGGGCGTCGGCATCGGAACCGAAATGGCGTTGAACGGGGCCGTTGCGCACGCGTACAGTCACATTCTGTACAAGGCGTTGTTGTTCATGGGGGCGGGAGTTGTCCTTCACACAACCGGTACAAGCAAATTCTCCGGCCTCGGTGGCCTGGCAAAATCCCAACCTCTGACGTTGTGGCTGTTCATGGTCGGGGCGTTCTCTATTTCGGGATTTCCGCTCTTCAACGGGTTCATCAGCAAGTCCATGATTGTCAGTGCGGCAGGCGAAGCACATTTGGATACGCCAATGCTGCTTCTTATGCTCGCATCGGTAGGTACGTTTCTCTCAATTGGGTTGAAGATTCCTGCATTGACCTGGTTTGGCGCTGATCGTGATATCCCTGTTACAAAGCCGCCTGTGAATATGCACGTGGGGATGGCCGTTGTCGCAATGTTGTGTTTCGTCTACGGGGTAGCTCCCTCACTACTATACAACATGCTCCCATATACAGTTACGTATGAGCCGTATACCGCCTATCATCTTATGGAAACTGTCCAGATTCTCCTGTTCACATTTGTTGCCTTCTGGATGTTGAAGTCGAAGTTCGTCAGCCATCCAACAATTACACTTGATACTGATTGGTTCTACAGAACACCTGCCGCCGTAATTCGAAGACTTATTGTTGATAGTCCCGGTCGTGGTTTTGATTGGGTTGAAGAGAACGTCCTGATTGGCGTGAAGTACATTGCCAATCGAGCCCGCAACCCGATATTCTTCTCCCGTAATCTTCAGGCCCCTGATGCAGACTTTGACCCTGACGTGTATCGTCCTCCTGCAGAGGTGCTGATAGCGCTTGTGTTGCTGGGCGTAGTTGTGTTGTTTGGAGTGATTGTACTTCTGTAGTTCACGAATGATGACAACGGTCATGTTGGGAGTTGCTTTGTATCTTTGTCCGACTTTTCATAATTTTCGTGCGTCACTTCGACAAGAATGCTTTGCATCACCAGCCGGTCGGCTGACAATTCCTTGATTGACAACGATTCCTGAAAATTGACAATGGATCTCTCCCAGTTACTTCACGACACACTTGCCATCGGGCCGATATCCCTCGTAACTCTCGCAGGGCTTGTTGTCCTGACAATAGAAGCGCTTCACAACAAAACAGAGGATATCAACTGCTGGGTTTCGATTGCAGGTCTGGCTGCGGCCCTGATTGTGTCGCTGGTGCAGTTGCCGGCAACCGGAACTGCATTTTCGGATATGATTGCCACAGGGGGGTATGCGTCTTTCTTTTCCGCCGTATTCGCAGTGGCCGGTTTGCTCACTGTCATGCTTTCGAAATCATACATCAAGAAACAAGGCATTGAACACGGAGAATACTATGCCATTCTCCTGTTTGCGATTGTCGGGATGATGTTGATGGCGGCGGCAACAGATTTGGTGACGCTGTTTCTCGGACTCGAACTCATGTCCCTCTCATTCTATATTTTGGCCGGATTCGTCCGTCGTCGAAACGAAAGTAATGAAGCGGCCCTGAAATATTTTCTGCTTGGAGCGTTCGCCACGGGATTTCTTCTGTACGGAATTGCGCTGTTATACGGCTCGGTTGGGACGACACACATTCCCTCCATCGTCGGTAGGGCCGGCATGCTCGCAAACTCCATGATGTTCCTTATCGGCTGCGGATTACTGCTGATCGGCTTTGCGTTCAAGATTGCTGCTGTGCCGTTTCATATGTGGGTTCCCGATGTGTACGAAGGGTCGCCGACAACGGTCAGCGGCTTCATGTCGACGGGCGGCAAGGCTGCGGCCTTTGCCGCTGTTCTTGTTGTGTTCGCGCCTGCACTTGTTCGCGGCGTTGAACCGGTACGCGATGTCTTGGCAGTACTTGCGGCGCTCTCGATGATTGTCGGAAATGTTATTGCCATTGCCCAAACGAGCATCAAGCGCATGCTTGCGTATTCGAGCATTGCTCATGCCGGATATATTCTTGTTGGCGTCATTGCGGCAAACAGCTACGGGGCGCAGGGAGTCTTGTTTTATCTTGTTGCCTACACGATGATGAATGTCGGCGCTTTTGGAATTCTCTCCTATCTCGAATCGGAAGACGGCAAGAACGTCTCGTTCGACGACTATCGCGGGTTGTCGGCCACTCGTCCGGCGCTTGCGCTGCTTATGGGTGTATTCATGTTCTCGCTGACCGGCATTCCGCCGTTCGCCGGATTCTTCGGCAAGTACTATGTCTTTGCGGGAGCCGTTCAAGCCGGATACACGTGGCTTGCCATTCTCGGGGTTCTCATGAGTGTGATCTCGGCATACTACTATCTCCGCCTTGTTGTGCTGATGTATTTCACCGAGGGGGAAAAAAGCATTCCCGTTCTTGCAGTCCCGGAATCACGTCTGGGCATGACGGCATTGGTTCTTTCGGCAATTGCACTGCTCGGCTTCGGCATCTATCCCTCCGCTGTTCTGAATTTCATCTCGCACTTCTTTTAGGCACGCGAATGCAGCTCCTTGCGACGGCTGAACAAATGCAGCAATGCGATCGTTCAGCCATCATGAAGTATTCTCTTCCGGGCATCGTCTTGATGGAGAATGCAGGGCGCGCATGCGTTGACGTGTTGCTTCAGGAGGTGGAGGCAAGGAATCTGACGCCTCCGGAGAATCATTGGATCGTGGTCCTATGCGGAAAAGGAAACAATGGGGGGGATGGCTTTGTGATTGCCCGGCATCTTGCGAATCGGGGTTACAAGGTTCATGTCGTTTTGCTGGCAAAGAGGAGGGAGGTGAAGGGAGATGCAAAGACGAACCTTGACGTTTTGTTGAAGATGGTGACTTCGAACTGGATGCCGCTTACGTTCGTGGAAGTGTCGAAGGCACAACAACTGTTGAGGTTGCCCTCATCCTCTGTGATCGTCGATGCGATATTCGGGACGGGTTTTGCGGGAGAGGTGAAAGGACTTTATCGTGCTGCGATCAAATGGATAAACAGTCAACGCGCATTCATAGCTTCGGTGGATATTCCTTCAGGAGTGAATGCGACGTCGGGAGTTGTCGAGGGTATAGCCGTGAGGGCCGATCTGACTGTGACAATGGGTCTTGCAAAAATTGGACATTACGTTGGCGCCGGACGTGATCATTCCGGCATGGTACGGATTGTTGACATCAGTATTCCGGAATTCATCTTCCGGCAGGCTGAAATCTCTACGCATCGTGTTGAATTGTCTGATGTTCGCGGAAGCCTGCCGCAGCGCCCGCTCACAGCGCACAAATACTCGGTCGGGAAAGTCCTTGTTGTTGCCGGCTCACGCAATCTGACCGGCGCTCCGTTTATGACTGCAACGGCTGCGATGAACACAGGCGCGGGTGGGGTGATGCTGGCCATCCCGAAATCTATCCATCTAACTCTCGCCCGTAAATCCACCGAAGTTATGTTCACGCCGCTGGCCGAGACTGAAGAGGGGACGATTTCTATGCAGGCCATCGAGGGACTCAATAAGCAAATCCAGTGGGCTGATGTTGTTGCACTGGGACCGGGATTGTCGCAAAACCCAGAAACACGCACGCTCGTCCATCACTTGGTCAGAAACATTGACAAGCCTCTTATCCTCGATGCTGACGGAATCGGGATGATGGCATACGACATTTCCCTTCTCAAAAAAAGAAAGTACGAGACCATTCTCACCCCGCATGTCGGCGAGTTGCGACTTCTGACAAAGCTCTCCGGTGAAGATATCGAACAGCAACGCGTTGACGTTGCCCGAACCCAGGCAAAAGGGCTCAACAGCATCGTTGTTTTGAAGGGTTCTCCGACGGTGACTGCCATTCGCGACGGTAGTGTGTTTCTAAATTCAACCGGGAATCCGGGAATGGCAACCGCCGGATCAGGAGATGTTCTTACCGGGATTATCGCATCGCTTCGTGCTCAAGGGGCCAACGCAGATATTGCCGCGTACGCCGGAGTGTATCTTCATGGACTGGCGGGTGACAGAGCAGCGGCGAAGTTCGGCGCCCGAAGCATCATGGCAATGGATATTCTGGATTGCATTCCGGAGGCGTTGCGGTTGATTGAGACGGCATGATAGAACGGCTGAAGCAGAATCGTTTCTTGTGGTACCAGGGGCCGATGATTGCATGGGCTCTTGCACTGTTTGTGCAATCGTCGATTCCCGGAGATTTCATCCCGAAAGAAGGAATCTTCACACAAGACAAACTGATTCATTTCGTCATCTACGTTCTCTTTGCCATTTCGGTTCACAGGGCAATTCGTTATCAGGACAAGTTCCCGTTTCTTGCACGACATCATTACGTGTTCACGATTCTCATCGTTTCGCTATACGGAATTTCTGATGAGTTTCATCAATCATTCGTTCCCAACAGAAGCGGCCGCATGAATGACTGGCTTGCCGATACACTCGGAGGTATCGTCTACGTCGGGTTTCATTGGCTCCGGGCGAGGTCGATAGGCATCCGTTGAGCTTCATTGCTTTTCCTTGCATGTTTGAGTAACTTGAGACAGTTTATTGCATTTCACGCTGCTACATACTGACGGTGCGGCCCGGGCAGGCATCATAAAGACCGAAAGGGGTGATATTCCGACCCCTATTTTCATGCCGGTTGGGACGCAAGGCACCGTGAAAGCTGTGGAACAGCGTGAACTTGATGAACTGGGCGCACAGATTATTCTTGGTAACACGTATCATCTGTATTTGCGGCCGGGCGTCGAGTTGATTCAGAAGGCTGGCGGACTGCACAAGTTCATGAATTGGAGCAAACCGATTCTGACGGACAGCGGTGGATATCAGGTGTTCAGCCTGTCGGAATTGAGGGGATTGGATGAGGATGGAGTAACATTCAAATCGCATCATGACGGATCGTTGCACAAGTTCACTCCCGAGAACGTTGTAGAGATTCAGCGGGGGCTCGGCTCTGACTTCATGATGGTGTTGGATGAATGTACGCCATATCCGTGTGATGAGGATTATGCCCGTGCATCAAACGAGATGACGGTGCGGTGGGCCGGACGATGCAAAAACAGGTTCTCGCAGACAGAAGCTTTGTACGGTGTCGATCAGGCTCTGTTTGCGATTGTTCAGGGCTCGACGTACCCGGCAATTCGTGAAGCCTCCGCGCATGTGCTGGTGGAGATGGATTTTGAAGGATACGCAATTGGCGGGCTTTCAGTCGGCGAACCTGCAGAAGAAATGTACAGGATTACTGAATTATGTACGTCGATTCTCCCGCAAAAGAAACCCCGATACTTGATGGGAGTTGGTACGCCGGAGAATATTCTGGAGGGCATTGGGCGCGGTATTGATATGTTCGACTGCGTTATGCCGACACGCAACGGGAGGAACGGATTGTTCTTCACGCGAAACGGAAGACTCAATATAAAGAATGCGCGATATGCGGATGATTTCCGCCCAATTGATAAACGCTGCAAATGTTACGGCTGCAGGAATTTCACGCGTGCGTACATTCGCCATCTTGTGAGATCAAAAGAGATACTGGCGCTGCAATTGGCGTCGATTCATAATCTGACGTTTTATCTGTGGCTTGTCCGGACTGCGCGTGAGGCGATTGTTGCGAATCGCTTCGCAGGATGGAAAGCCGAACAACTCAAGCAACTCTCCGCAGAAACAGCGGAGTGAACTCTTTAACATATCAAAACAGAATCAGGAGGAAATGTTGAGCTTTTTGACGTTCATATTGATGGCACCACCACCGGGAGAAGGCGGAGGAGGCGGTGGTCTGTTCAGCACGCTGATCATGTTCGGGTCGATCATTGCGATCTTCTGGTTCATGATTTTGCGGCCCCAGCAGAAGAAACAGAAGCAACATCAACAATTGATTGAAGCCTTGAAAAAAGGCGACAAGGTTATCATGACGGGCGGCATTCATGGAACAGTAGCGGGCATTGACGAAAAATCACTGCTGGTTCAGGTTGCAGACAACGTGAAGATAAAGTTCGAAAAGGGCGCCATCGCATCTGTTGTGCGTGAAGGCGAAGCTGTCGAAAAAAAGTAGGCGCAGGAAGAGGATTGTATGCGATCACAGCAGGGCCGCAAGCTCGGTATCAACACCATCGAAGAAGCGATACACGACATTGCACACGGAAAAATCATCATCGTGGTGGATGATGATGATCGTGAAAACGAGGGAGATTTTGTCTGCGCTGCCGAGTTTGCTGACGCAACCGTGATTAATTTCATGGCAACAAACGGCAGAGGGATTATCTGTACACCCCTGCTCCCCGACCGCACGAAAGAACTTGGTCTCGATATGATGGTCGAGACGAACACTTCGCTGCACGAAACGTCGTTCACCGTTTCGATCGACTATATTCATGGAACCACCACCGGTGTATCGGCCCCTGATCGTGCAGCGACGGTGAGGGCGCTTATCAATCCCAGGACCAAGCCCGGCGACCTTGCACGCCCCGGGCATATCTTTCCGCTGCGGGCGATGGAAGGAGGAGTTCTACGTCGAGCCGGCCACACTGAAGCCGTTGTTGATCTCTGCAAACTTGCCGGTTTATACCCGGCAGGGGTTCTGTGCGAGATTCTGAAAGAAGACGGGACGATGGCCCGCCTTCCGGAATTGATGAAGATTGCTGAGAAGCACCATCTTAAAATTGTCACGGTTCGAGATCTGATCGAATACCGGATGACTAAGGAAAAGCTCGTTCAGAAACTTGCCGAGACCCTTCTTCCGACCAAATACGGGTCGTTCATGATTCATATGTATCGAAGCGAGACGGACAGCAAGGAACACATTGCCCTTACAAAAGGGGAGATTGTCCCCGACAAGCCCGTACTCGTGCGAGTTCACTCCGAATGTTTGACGGGGGATTTGTTCGGCTCGATGCGCTGCGACTGTAATGAGCAGCTCATTTCAGCGCTGCGAATGGTTGAAAAAGCAGGCAGCGGTGTTGTGTTGTACATGAGGCAAGAGGGGAGAGGTATCGGGTTGCTGAACAAACTGAGGGCGTACAAACTGCAAGATGACGGTCTCGATACTGTCGAGGCGAACGAGAAGTTGGGCTTCCGGGCTGACCTTCGGGACTATGGTATTGGAGCCCAAATACTGCGCGACCTGGGAGTCACCAAAATCCGCCTTCTTACAAACAATCCAAAAAAAGTGGTTGGTCTGCATGGTTACGGCCTTGATATCGTGGAGCGGGTGCCCCTCGAAATGGATCCGAACGATCACAACGAAAGGTATCTTAAGACCAAAAGGGACAAGCTGGGCCATTTGATTCTTGTTGACCCGAAAATGAAGGCCAAATAAGTCGATAGCGAGCACAAGCAATTTTTCCCTTGCTTTTTTCGGTTGGATTCGTTACCTAATACCAGCCGATAAGGTGGTTAGCCACCATCCACACAAGTGGATGATGGCTATTTATTTTGTTCAGAATTCAATGTTGGAGATGTACATGTCCGATTCGATCTATTTGACGCGTGAACGCTTGGTGGAACTCGAACAAGAATTGCGAGAGTTGAAAACTAACGGCAGAAAGCGAATGGCAAATGTCATTGCCGAAGCTCGCGGGCATGGCGACCTTTCCGAAAATGCTGAATACGAGGCGGCAAAAGAGGAACAGCAGCATCTCGAACTCAAGATTCAGAAGCTGGAGATGACTCTGTCCAAGGCCACGATGATCGATGCAAAAGATCTTCCCAACGATAAGATCTACATCTTGAGCAAAGTAAAGCTGAGAGATTTGAAGACAGACGACCTGTTCGAATATCTTCTTGTTGCGCCGGAAGAGGCCAATTTTGAGGCAAACAAAATCTCCGTAACATCGCCAATTGGAAAGGCCCTGCTTGGAAGAAAAAAGGGGGACGCGGTAGATATAAGTGTTCCGGCAGGTATGCTCAAATACCAAATCGTGGATATCAACCGATAGTAATAGCATTTTGCTGATTTCCGAACCCTGTCCACGAATGTGGCGGGGTTTTTTATTGCCGATGCCTGGGGTTCGTGCCCTTGACTTTGAAGAGTATCAAACGTATATTTTTTGCAAATCGCATTGGTATCATTCAAGCACTCAGCTTTGTTCGTTGACATCCGGTAGTTGCACGCAAAGAGGCAGTTGCGTATATTGATGCACCAATGCGGGAATAGCTCAGTTGGTAGAGCGCAACCTTGCCAAGGTTGATGTCGCGGGTTCGAGTCCCGTTTCCCGCTCTGTCCCAATTCGTTGGGACAACTTGGACACTCAGTAATCGCGCTGATTGTCTGAAAAATACACTTCCTCTTTAAAGTGGCCCCGCCGCCCCAAATCCCACCAGGTGGCGGGGTTTTGTTTGTCTGCGGAAGTGCTCGAGGATGTGACCTCATGTGGGTTGAGTTGAATGATCCGGCCCCGTACCGCACCCGCCGCAGGCGGGCAAGAGTGGTAAGGGAGAGTCGAGTGTTCTACGTATATGTACTACGGAGTTTGCGAGACGGAAAGCATTATACTGGCTCCACGGTGAACATAACGAAACGGCTGGGTGAACACAATGCGGGTAAGACGGAGTCAACAAGAAGGCGGCGTCCATTTGTTCT from Bacteroidota bacterium includes these protein-coding regions:
- a CDS encoding monovalent cation/H+ antiporter subunit D family protein; amino-acid sequence: MIEHNLPVLVPLILLLGALSVSVFGSWKRALAFPLALASVAAALVVAVLGVRQTIIVGTVRYYLGGWVAPIGIEYVLDPLSAFMMTVVLTVAVLVFVHARTVVAAELPGRAIPFYSVALLLLTGFSGIVMAGDLFNLYVFLEISSLAGYALIAVGEKPSPVAAFRYLLVGTIGASFYLLGVGFIYIMTGSLNIADLTKILPAVVSEAPVVAGLILMVVGLAIKMALFPLHGWLPDAYTYAPSSSSALIAPIGTKIGAYVLLRILFFTFEPGTVRDTLPVADIILWLSLGGILFGSVMAIAQKELKRMLAYSSVAQIGYIGLGIGLANPLGLVGAVLHVLNHAFMKGGLFLVAGNLRLQIGHSTIPAFDDSLRKAMPWTMAAFALFSLSMIGIPPTAGFFSKWYLVLAGFENSNWIAIVVILASSLLNAVYFFRVLEKVYLRSNKKGEETDIHLPRKEVNFSMLAPTVVLAAGLLVLGVLNAVIVTEIIVLMIPSGL
- a CDS encoding monovalent cation/H+ antiporter subunit D family protein, with product MIEQYTSLIPFYAVAVSLAIVPLILLSSRWPNIREGWTLAASVVKFGLVLSMLPDALANKAASIEILEISPNINLALKADPLGVFFALIASGLWVFTSFYSIGYVRGLDEHKQTRYFASFAVCLSATIGIAFSANLLTFLIFYEILTIATYPLVIHKETPVAISAGRKYLVYTLTAGVVLIAALAWTYQLKGSFDFVPGGLLDGVDVPQGTMTMLFVLFLCGVGVKAGIMPLHSWLPAAMAAPTPVSALLHAVAVVKSGVFGVMRVVGFVFGPGVMMKFGLNDILLAFAGGTILIASILALREDNLKRRLAYSTVGHLSYIVLGAALLSPGGFTGGLLHTATHATMKITLFFCAGAIYVNVHKENISELDGIGKAMPWTMAAFTIGALGLAGIPPVNGFSSKWLLAGGALEAGDTIALTILLVSGLLNAGYFFPIIYRAFFKPSAQFDKYGEASLLMVVPIVVTGTLSILFGIWPNLFLRFYDLSSMIAMSVFGGFHR
- a CDS encoding Na(+)/H(+) antiporter subunit D, with protein sequence MWSDLFTVPALPMLLGAAILPLLPKSLRSTAFLFFPLASLVVVWMLPDGSLVTGKFMQYTLVLCQVDQLSRVFGIIFAFIAFAGGIYSLHINETGQQVAALLYAGCAVGITFAGDLLTLVMFWELMAIASAYLVWARRNADSGRAGMRYLLVHLFGGSLLLAGILLHSADTGSLDIVRLTEHGTIASWLILSGVALNAAVPPLHAWLADAYPRATVTGAVFLSAFTTKSAVYVLARMFPGMEILLIFGVIMTLYGVVFAVLANDIREVLAYHIISQVGYMVAGVGIGTEMALNGAVAHAYSHILYKALLFMGAGVVLHTTGTSKFSGLGGLAKSQPLTLWLFMVGAFSISGFPLFNGFISKSMIVSAAGEAHLDTPMLLLMLASVGTFLSIGLKIPALTWFGADRDIPVTKPPVNMHVGMAVVAMLCFVYGVAPSLLYNMLPYTVTYEPYTAYHLMETVQILLFTFVAFWMLKSKFVSHPTITLDTDWFYRTPAAVIRRLIVDSPGRGFDWVEENVLIGVKYIANRARNPIFFSRNLQAPDADFDPDVYRPPAEVLIALVLLGVVVLFGVIVLL
- a CDS encoding sodium:proton antiporter; the protein is MTHFSESPIIVVVGRLIAPFIQLFGLYVIVHGHYGPGGGFQGGAMLAASFLLIRLCVGEEASQMHFKRSLGAPVGILGAAVFFGIGLVAMGVGGYFLDYSLLPFQDVAASKLRFFGILVVEIGIGIAVAATLVAIFDELMGGADNG
- a CDS encoding cation:proton antiporter subunit C, with translation MAEFFLSYYAYWFIFALTVVGLYGMLVKKNLVKKLIGMTIFQTSVIVFFVASASKWNATIPVIDPEIGADPSGYINPIPHTLMLTAIVVGVATIGLALALLMSIYRRYHTLDEPHLLQRMK